The nucleotide window AGCTTGTACTCTCCAAAAAAGGGTCGGATGAGCTTTTTGAAACAGCTATTCGAACAGGTCTCAAGACCATGTATGCGGTCGGCATCCAGAAAGCCGCAGAAGGCCTCACTTCTCTGGAAGAAGTCCACAGTGCTACGAGGACTGCATTCTGATGGCGTTTTACAATTACCGCGCTGTTGATGATGAGGCAAAAGTCATTGCAGGAAAACTGGAAGCCTCAAACGAGGGAGAGCTCGAAAACCTGCTTAATGCAAAAGGCCTCACGCTTATAGAAGCCTCACGCGCAGGCTTTGGATTCCAGGCGCCATTCAGGCTGCACGACAAAGAGCTCATGGATTTTACCTATTTCCTTCAGCTTATTCTTTCCTCAGGCGTGCCGCTTATGAGCGGTCTGGGCGATCTTGCCAACCAGACTGCAAACAGAAAAATATCGAGAACAGCATCCATGCTCTACACAAAGCTCGAATCAGGCAAGTCTATTTCAGAATCGATGTTCGATTATCCTGACATCTTCCCGGGCTATTACGCGAGTATGGTGAGGGCAGGTGAGGCAGCCGGCAGTCTCGAACAGATACTGAACGATCTTATGGTCTATATGGAATGGCAGATCAAGCTGAAGAAAGATGTAAAGTCGGCACTGGCGTATCCCGCCATAGTCCTCACCGCGGTGTTCGGCCTTATCATGATCCTCTTTGTCTTTGTGATGCCCAAGTTCGTGAAGATCCTGACCGACCTGAAGGTTGCACTTCCGCTGCCGACACAGATCATGATCGGGACCGTGGAA belongs to Nitrospirota bacterium and includes:
- a CDS encoding type II secretion system F family protein; translation: MAFYNYRAVDDEAKVIAGKLEASNEGELENLLNAKGLTLIEASRAGFGFQAPFRLHDKELMDFTYFLQLILSSGVPLMSGLGDLANQTANRKISRTASMLYTKLESGKSISESMFDYPDIFPGYYASMVRAGEAAGSLEQILNDLMVYMEWQIKLKKDVKSALAYPAIVLTAVFGLIMILFVFVMPKFVKILTDLKVALPLPTQIMIGTVEFLKVYWPLIILLFFSLPFIYRQLDRHLASKRIIDRIMLKLPLIGDLTKKLNHSRYFRTFAILYRSGLSMHETLRVSADVIRNTVIAESFNRVANAVLSGEQINKALRMTGDFGPLLLNMVEIGEKTGTLDNTVMKISTMYDKEIPETLKKVFTVIEPLILLLLGGIVLLTLASFFLPLYKIVGGLRVR